A region of Candidatus Brocadiaceae bacterium DNA encodes the following proteins:
- a CDS encoding HAD family hydrolase, producing the protein MNERGRRAVFLDRDGTLIRDADYLTEVDQVEFLPGVPEALHALREAGYLLLVVTNQSAIARGWLSEPELVRIHAELNARLRAAGASVDAFYYCPHLPDGAVAQYARACDCRKPAPGLILRAAGEWRVDLGRSFMVGDSERDVEAGRRAGCRTVRIGRSPGAAADLGEAAGRILGGEAARSQ; encoded by the coding sequence GTGAACGAGCGCGGACGCAGGGCGGTCTTCCTGGACCGCGACGGCACGCTCATACGCGACGCCGACTACCTGACGGAGGTCGACCAGGTGGAGTTCCTGCCGGGCGTGCCGGAGGCGCTGCACGCCCTGCGCGAGGCGGGGTATCTGCTCCTGGTGGTCACGAACCAGAGCGCCATCGCGCGCGGATGGCTCAGCGAGCCGGAGCTGGTGCGGATCCACGCCGAGCTGAACGCCCGCCTGCGGGCCGCCGGGGCGTCCGTGGACGCCTTCTACTACTGCCCGCACCTGCCGGACGGCGCGGTGGCGCAGTATGCGCGCGCCTGCGACTGCCGCAAGCCGGCGCCGGGCCTGATCCTGCGGGCCGCGGGGGAATGGCGGGTGGACCTGGGCCGGTCTTTCATGGTGGGAGACAGCGAACGCGACGTGGAGGCCGGGCGCCGGGCCGGCTGCCGCACGGTGCGGATCGGCCGGTCACCGGGCGCCGCCGCGGACCTGGGCGAGGCGGCGGGGCGCATCCTGGGGGGCGAGGCGGCCCGTTCTCAGTAG
- a CDS encoding ABC transporter permease: MKDRIRRLLRWFAHRMPEVLLFVFLAAMVPLVVMVGALVVRKARLVLTQPAAFVADLSANRWPLAAALLCLVGSVVAVIVFWRNWTYLWAVARKLIIEALHRKVVIVLLVFFAVLMLSLPFILKTEGSLKSQTQLTLFYALVLGLTLLSVLAIFVSAASICSEVEQKHIQVTDTKPLKRWQFLLGKWFGVVVMCSTILSIMAFAAAALTMQLVKKPDTRRMLKREAEAAMANYNQVFDEVLVARRPVIPELPEQAFTRAEEIWKEIVAKGDAGDNVHKRERHKRRVLDATLAEYYTVMAGHAIVMRVDGLLPGQEGSLFVRWDAHSSKPGEELSGTWVVLRRDVVEDEKGKTGFRYVPVHVELPPAAGYEWTAYARNEFEMPASVVPPDGTLFFQYENINTASAAMFNHTIPIEILQKQGGFWPNYYRALLTLLCHVALLAALGMMAGAVFSFPVATLTVVFVVVVGLIGPWFGTLLEPAIMTGEAPFLRDLLETIWRRGVEGFLTVMPHFGKYNPLSDLTDGITVTWSSVALAGAVMVFLQGTVAMLIGIYFYTRRELARVIV, encoded by the coding sequence ATGAAGGATAGGATCCGCAGGCTGCTGCGCTGGTTCGCCCATCGAATGCCGGAGGTGCTGCTGTTCGTCTTCCTGGCCGCGATGGTGCCGCTGGTCGTCATGGTCGGGGCACTCGTGGTGCGGAAGGCTCGCCTCGTCCTGACCCAACCGGCCGCGTTCGTGGCCGACCTCAGCGCCAACCGCTGGCCGCTGGCCGCCGCGCTGCTCTGCCTGGTCGGCAGCGTCGTGGCCGTCATCGTCTTCTGGCGCAACTGGACCTACCTCTGGGCCGTTGCGCGCAAGCTGATCATCGAGGCCCTGCACCGCAAGGTCGTCATCGTGCTGCTGGTCTTCTTCGCGGTGCTGATGCTGTCCCTGCCGTTCATACTCAAGACGGAGGGCAGCCTGAAGAGCCAGACGCAGTTGACGCTCTTCTATGCGCTCGTCCTGGGGCTGACGCTCCTGAGCGTGCTGGCCATCTTCGTGTCCGCCGCCAGCATCTGCTCGGAGGTGGAGCAGAAGCACATCCAGGTGACCGACACGAAGCCGCTGAAGCGCTGGCAGTTCCTGCTGGGCAAGTGGTTCGGCGTGGTCGTCATGTGCTCGACGATCCTGTCGATCATGGCGTTCGCGGCCGCCGCCCTCACCATGCAACTGGTGAAGAAACCCGATACGCGCCGCATGCTGAAGCGCGAAGCCGAAGCGGCAATGGCGAACTACAACCAGGTCTTCGATGAGGTCCTCGTGGCGCGTCGTCCGGTGATCCCCGAACTGCCGGAGCAGGCGTTCACAAGGGCCGAGGAGATATGGAAGGAGATCGTCGCCAAGGGCGACGCGGGCGACAACGTGCACAAGCGCGAACGCCACAAGCGGCGCGTGCTGGACGCCACGCTGGCCGAGTACTACACCGTCATGGCCGGGCACGCGATCGTGATGCGGGTGGACGGACTCCTTCCCGGCCAGGAGGGCTCGCTGTTCGTCCGCTGGGATGCCCACTCCAGCAAGCCGGGCGAGGAACTCAGCGGCACGTGGGTCGTCCTGCGGCGGGACGTGGTGGAGGACGAGAAGGGCAAGACGGGCTTCCGGTATGTGCCGGTCCACGTCGAGCTTCCGCCGGCGGCCGGATATGAATGGACGGCCTACGCGCGCAACGAGTTCGAGATGCCGGCCTCGGTGGTTCCGCCGGACGGCACCCTGTTCTTCCAGTATGAGAACATCAACACGGCCTCGGCCGCGATGTTCAACCACACGATCCCGATCGAGATCCTGCAGAAGCAGGGCGGCTTCTGGCCCAACTACTACCGGGCCCTGCTCACCCTGCTCTGCCACGTGGCCCTGCTGGCGGCCCTGGGCATGATGGCGGGGGCGGTGTTCTCGTTCCCCGTGGCCACCCTGACCGTGGTCTTCGTCGTCGTCGTGGGGCTCATCGGGCCCTGGTTCGGAACCCTCCTGGAGCCCGCGATCATGACCGGCGAGGCGCCGTTTCTGCGGGACCTCCTGGAGACGATCTGGCGACGGGGCGTGGAGGGATTCCTGACCGTCATGCCGCACTTCGGGAAGTACAACCCGCTGTCCGATCTGACGGACGGCATCACGGTGACGTGGTCGTCCGTGGCGTTGGCCGGCGCGGTGATGGTGTTCCTGCAGGGCACCGTGGCGATGCTGATCGGCATCTACTTCTACACGCGCAGGGAACTCGCCCGCGTGATCGTCTGA
- the cadA gene encoding cadmium-translocating P-type ATPase, with translation MAEAALQSAHEHEHVGTIQTRLVITFIGGALVINAYLANLLFPNDPIISGVSGLVGALILAGPILLGGMHEMRRGRMHMSVLVAIAVLASFALGNYSEAGIIAFFMMLASLIEQQTAAGARESVEKLMTLTPPTAELISGETVRVSDLKKGDRIRVRPGDRIAADGRIVSGETTINEATITGESFPVDKGTDAEVFAGTTNVTGSIEVEVTRVGEDTTLGKVKRLILDAESTKTPMMQLIDRYAHWYTPVVLMVAFMLYVFTKDMRRVITVLVVCCPCAFVLATPTAMVAGLSAAARLGVLIKKVAHLEAAGDISAVVFDKTGTLTTGELTVTRLSPAPDVDGVELLTAAASVEHHSRHPVAQAIQKIAARANIIVKDVHDFRETPGRGVEGRLGDSVVIIGRASFLEERGVKVQEVQGVDVSGMSMLFVARDGECIGWMGLEDRARPEAKQATESLRDLGVQRISMLTGDRWSVAKRVAGELGCTDVQGECLPEQKLRLVEILRSEGHMVAVVGDGVNDAPALAAGDLGIAMGAAGSDVAIDSASIALMSDDLGRLPFLVRLSRRLRTVIVQNILVGVVFVVGGATLGVMAYISPILAAVLHNISSFIVIFNSARLVRFGENLSPYSGTALKESEAVPVSA, from the coding sequence GTGGCAGAAGCAGCCCTTCAAAGCGCGCACGAGCACGAACACGTCGGAACGATCCAGACGCGCCTGGTCATCACGTTCATCGGCGGCGCCCTGGTCATCAACGCGTACCTGGCCAACCTCCTCTTTCCCAACGACCCGATCATCAGCGGCGTCAGCGGCCTGGTGGGAGCGCTGATCCTGGCCGGCCCGATCCTGCTGGGCGGCATGCACGAGATGCGGCGCGGGCGCATGCACATGTCCGTGCTGGTCGCCATCGCCGTGCTGGCGTCCTTCGCTCTCGGGAACTACTCGGAGGCCGGCATCATTGCGTTCTTCATGATGCTGGCCAGCCTGATCGAGCAACAGACGGCGGCCGGCGCGCGCGAATCGGTCGAGAAGCTCATGACGCTGACGCCGCCGACCGCCGAGCTGATCAGCGGGGAAACCGTGCGCGTGTCCGATCTGAAGAAGGGCGACCGCATCCGCGTGCGCCCGGGCGACCGCATTGCCGCCGACGGGCGCATCGTCTCCGGCGAGACCACCATCAACGAGGCCACGATCACCGGCGAGTCCTTCCCGGTCGACAAGGGCACGGACGCCGAGGTCTTCGCGGGCACGACGAACGTGACCGGCTCGATCGAGGTCGAAGTGACGCGCGTGGGCGAGGACACGACCCTCGGCAAGGTCAAACGCCTGATCCTGGATGCCGAGAGCACCAAGACACCCATGATGCAGTTGATCGACCGCTACGCGCACTGGTACACGCCCGTGGTGCTGATGGTCGCGTTCATGCTCTATGTCTTCACAAAGGACATGCGGCGCGTCATCACGGTTCTGGTCGTCTGCTGCCCGTGCGCCTTCGTCCTGGCAACCCCGACGGCCATGGTCGCGGGGCTGTCGGCCGCCGCGCGCCTGGGCGTCCTGATCAAGAAGGTGGCGCACCTCGAGGCGGCCGGCGACATATCGGCCGTCGTGTTCGACAAGACGGGCACGCTCACCACGGGCGAGCTGACCGTCACCCGCCTGTCGCCCGCGCCGGACGTGGACGGCGTGGAGCTGCTGACGGCCGCCGCCAGCGTTGAGCACCACTCGCGGCACCCGGTGGCCCAGGCCATCCAGAAGATCGCCGCCCGGGCCAACATCATCGTTAAGGACGTGCATGACTTCCGTGAGACGCCCGGACGCGGCGTCGAGGGCCGCCTGGGCGACTCCGTGGTGATCATCGGCCGCGCGTCGTTCCTCGAGGAGCGTGGCGTGAAGGTGCAGGAGGTCCAGGGCGTCGACGTCAGCGGCATGAGCATGCTGTTCGTCGCCAGAGACGGCGAATGCATCGGCTGGATGGGGCTCGAAGACCGGGCCCGGCCGGAAGCGAAACAGGCCACCGAGAGCCTGCGCGACCTCGGCGTGCAGCGGATCTCGATGCTGACCGGCGACCGCTGGAGCGTGGCGAAGCGCGTGGCCGGCGAGCTGGGGTGCACCGACGTGCAGGGCGAGTGCCTGCCGGAGCAGAAGCTGCGCCTGGTCGAGATACTCAGGTCCGAAGGCCACATGGTGGCGGTCGTCGGCGACGGCGTCAACGACGCGCCGGCGCTCGCTGCAGGGGACCTCGGCATCGCCATGGGCGCGGCCGGCAGCGACGTGGCCATCGACAGCGCCTCGATCGCACTGATGAGCGACGACCTGGGCCGGCTGCCGTTCCTGGTGCGCCTCTCGCGCCGCCTGCGCACCGTGATCGTCCAGAACATCCTGGTGGGCGTCGTCTTCGTCGTCGGCGGGGCAACGCTCGGCGTCATGGCCTACATCAGCCCGATCCTGGCCGCCGTCCTCCACAACATCAGCTCCTTCATCGTGATCTTCAACAGCGCGCGGCTCGTGCGCTTCGGCGAGAACCTCTCACCCTACTCCGGTACGGCGCTCAAAGAGAGCGAGGCTGTGCCCGTCTCCGCCTGA
- the rfaE2 gene encoding D-glycero-beta-D-manno-heptose 1-phosphate adenylyltransferase, with the protein MLEEACRLLERAGRPRICVVGDLMLDTYVWGDVSRISPEGPIPVLRVERRDHRPGGAGSVAAMLTALGADVQPVALVGDDAAGAALCACLAEAGMNTDTVVVSTERPTTTKTRYMGYVQSAGRALQQIVRVDEEATHPLSTREAADVHRGVMDAVAHADLVVIEDMGKGLLDEALIRRTIAEAARLGTRVVVDPERTQDYAPYRGAAAVLPNRFETELATGLSLRTEEDYARAADRLLADLGLACVMVKLDREGMYLATAAGERTRIASRVRQVADVTGAGDMVTAAFGVALACGASERLAAVLANFAAGIEVTLHGATPLPRAELMGALRAEADPTARKIVDREDLAQMRAGMRAAGRRVAFTNGCFDLLHLGHVQLLRYARAQGDLLIVGLNTDASVRRLKGPSRPINCEQVRSRVLASLADVDYVVLFDEESVLPLVDQLRPDVLVKGGDYTVEGVVGHELVQSYGGEVKLAPQAEGFSTTDLIRRIGENDERHD; encoded by the coding sequence ATGCTCGAGGAAGCATGCAGGCTGCTGGAGCGCGCGGGCCGGCCGCGCATCTGCGTGGTCGGCGACCTGATGCTCGACACCTACGTCTGGGGCGACGTCTCGCGAATCTCCCCTGAGGGCCCCATCCCCGTGCTGCGCGTGGAGCGCCGGGACCACCGGCCGGGCGGCGCCGGCAGCGTGGCCGCCATGCTGACCGCCCTGGGAGCCGACGTGCAGCCCGTGGCGCTTGTCGGCGACGACGCTGCCGGCGCGGCCCTGTGCGCGTGTCTCGCCGAGGCGGGCATGAACACCGACACCGTCGTCGTCTCGACCGAACGCCCCACAACGACCAAGACGCGCTACATGGGCTACGTGCAGTCGGCCGGACGCGCCCTGCAGCAGATCGTGCGCGTTGACGAGGAGGCGACCCACCCCCTCTCGACGCGCGAGGCCGCCGACGTGCACCGCGGCGTCATGGACGCCGTCGCCCACGCGGACCTCGTCGTCATCGAAGACATGGGCAAGGGGCTGCTGGACGAAGCCCTGATCCGGCGCACCATCGCCGAAGCCGCCCGCCTGGGCACCCGCGTGGTGGTGGACCCCGAACGGACCCAGGACTACGCGCCGTACCGGGGCGCCGCCGCCGTGCTGCCCAACCGCTTCGAGACCGAACTGGCCACCGGCCTGAGCCTGCGCACGGAGGAGGACTACGCGCGTGCGGCCGACCGGCTCCTGGCCGACCTGGGGCTGGCCTGCGTGATGGTCAAGCTGGACCGCGAGGGCATGTACCTGGCCACGGCCGCCGGCGAGCGCACGCGCATCGCCAGCCGCGTGCGCCAGGTGGCCGACGTGACCGGCGCGGGCGACATGGTGACCGCCGCGTTCGGTGTCGCACTCGCCTGCGGCGCCTCCGAGCGGCTCGCGGCCGTCCTGGCCAACTTCGCCGCCGGCATCGAGGTCACGCTGCACGGTGCCACCCCCCTGCCGCGCGCGGAGTTGATGGGCGCCCTGCGTGCCGAGGCCGACCCCACCGCGCGCAAGATCGTGGACAGAGAGGACCTGGCGCAGATGCGCGCGGGCATGCGGGCGGCCGGCCGCAGGGTGGCCTTCACCAACGGCTGCTTCGACCTGCTGCACCTGGGGCACGTGCAGTTGCTGCGCTACGCGCGTGCGCAGGGCGATCTGCTCATCGTGGGCCTCAACACCGACGCGTCCGTGCGGCGCCTCAAGGGCCCCTCGCGCCCCATCAACTGCGAGCAGGTCCGCAGCCGCGTCCTGGCCTCGCTGGCCGACGTGGACTACGTCGTCCTGTTCGACGAGGAGAGCGTGCTTCCGCTCGTGGACCAGTTGCGCCCCGACGTGCTTGTCAAGGGCGGCGACTACACGGTCGAGGGCGTCGTGGGCCACGAGCTTGTGCAGTCCTACGGAGGCGAGGTGAAGCTGGCCCCGCAGGCCGAGGGCTTCTCGACCACCGACCTGATCCGCAGAATCGGAGAAAACGATGAAAGGCATGATTGA
- a CDS encoding SIS domain-containing protein yields the protein MKGMIEATLHDTAAVHEALIAQSDRIAEIAGRLVDVFRMGGSLYLMGNGGSAADCQHMAGELVSRFLMERAPLPCLALTTDTSILTAIGNDYAFADVFTKQVKAFVHKGDAVMGISTSGTAANVNAAIDEARRRGALTIGLTGRDGGELAGKCELALVIQAQATPRIQEAHATVIHILCELIERALFADAM from the coding sequence ATGAAAGGCATGATTGAAGCCACCCTTCACGACACGGCCGCCGTGCACGAGGCGCTCATCGCCCAGAGCGACCGCATCGCCGAGATCGCCGGGCGCCTCGTGGACGTCTTCCGGATGGGCGGCTCGCTCTACCTGATGGGCAACGGCGGCAGCGCCGCCGACTGCCAGCACATGGCCGGGGAACTGGTCAGCCGCTTCCTGATGGAGCGCGCCCCCCTGCCCTGCCTGGCCCTGACGACCGACACGAGCATCCTGACGGCGATCGGCAACGACTACGCCTTCGCCGACGTCTTCACCAAGCAGGTGAAGGCGTTCGTGCACAAGGGCGACGCCGTCATGGGCATCTCGACCAGCGGCACCGCCGCCAACGTCAACGCCGCCATCGACGAGGCCCGCCGGCGCGGCGCGCTGACCATCGGCCTGACGGGCCGCGACGGCGGTGAGCTGGCCGGCAAGTGCGAACTCGCCCTCGTCATACAGGCCCAAGCCACCCCGCGGATCCAGGAGGCGCACGCCACCGTGATCCACATCCTGTGCGAACTGATCGAGCGCGCGCTGTTCGCCGACGCCATGTGA
- a CDS encoding site-2 protease family protein has translation MRMLTLEEAVWRLLLILPALTFHEFAHAYAAERMGDPTPRMLGRLTLNPLAHIDPIGTILVPIYVRFGWAKPVPINPRNFRDHARGSLVCSIAGPGSNLLLALSTGLIARGLAAFLPPEAIAWDSVFVRFAFSFVAVNVMLAIFNMIPLGPLDGHHVLEALLPYPLLMKYRQFNQYGFFIVMAFLFLTPQLADLVIFRPAVWAASFLTGF, from the coding sequence ATGCGAATGCTCACGCTGGAAGAAGCCGTCTGGCGTCTGCTCCTGATCCTGCCCGCACTCACGTTCCATGAGTTCGCTCATGCGTACGCGGCGGAGCGGATGGGAGACCCGACGCCCCGGATGCTCGGCCGGCTCACGCTCAACCCCCTGGCGCACATCGACCCGATCGGGACGATCCTTGTCCCGATCTACGTGCGCTTCGGCTGGGCCAAGCCCGTGCCGATCAACCCGCGCAACTTCCGGGACCATGCGCGCGGCTCGCTTGTGTGCAGCATCGCCGGGCCGGGCTCGAACCTCCTGCTCGCCCTTTCCACCGGGCTGATCGCCCGGGGCCTGGCCGCGTTCCTGCCGCCGGAGGCGATCGCCTGGGACTCGGTGTTCGTGCGGTTCGCTTTCTCGTTCGTCGCCGTCAACGTGATGCTGGCGATCTTCAACATGATCCCCCTGGGCCCGCTGGACGGCCATCACGTGCTCGAGGCGCTCCTGCCCTATCCGCTACTGATGAAGTACCGCCAGTTCAACCAGTATGGCTTCTTCATCGTCATGGCCTTCCTCTTCCTGACCCCGCAACTGGCGGACCTCGTCATCTTCCGGCCTGCCGTGTGGGCGGCCAGCTTCCTGACCGGCTTCTGA
- a CDS encoding segregation/condensation protein A has translation MSEREAQPEPAAPLSLEGFRAELEVFNGPLDLLLHLIRQEEVDILEVSLARITDRYLAALRAMEFFDVNMAADFLLVAATLTELKSRTLLPPGPADEEEDEDDPGAELVRRLLEYKEVREAADHLGERAREQGTRFRRGRAPVPGEVQDDEAPALLEDLAVWNLMAAFAEVVEQTQLRRPREIVHSDVPISVYMDEVLSALGECGGSLEFLDFFAHERSRARVIGIFLALLELVRRKSIHVHDPGDHPCRIRITLRDDPEPEPQPPGGVPDPEVS, from the coding sequence GTGTCCGAGCGCGAGGCACAACCCGAGCCGGCCGCGCCCTTGAGCCTGGAGGGCTTCCGGGCGGAGCTGGAGGTCTTCAACGGGCCGCTGGACCTGCTGCTCCACCTGATCCGCCAGGAAGAGGTGGACATCCTCGAGGTGTCCCTGGCGCGGATCACGGACCGCTACCTGGCCGCGTTGCGGGCCATGGAGTTCTTCGACGTGAACATGGCGGCCGACTTCCTCCTCGTGGCCGCCACCCTGACCGAGCTGAAGAGCCGCACCCTGCTGCCCCCCGGCCCGGCGGACGAGGAGGAGGACGAAGACGACCCCGGGGCCGAACTGGTCCGCCGGCTGCTCGAATACAAGGAAGTGCGCGAGGCTGCCGACCACCTGGGCGAGCGCGCGCGCGAGCAGGGCACCCGCTTCCGCCGCGGCCGTGCGCCCGTGCCCGGCGAGGTCCAGGACGACGAGGCGCCTGCCCTGCTGGAGGACCTGGCCGTCTGGAACCTGATGGCCGCCTTCGCCGAGGTCGTCGAGCAGACGCAGTTGCGCCGCCCGCGCGAGATCGTGCACAGCGACGTGCCCATCAGCGTCTACATGGACGAGGTGCTGTCGGCGCTGGGCGAGTGCGGCGGTTCGCTGGAGTTCCTGGACTTCTTCGCCCACGAGCGCTCGCGGGCGCGCGTGATTGGCATCTTTCTTGCACTGCTGGAACTCGTGCGTCGCAAGTCGATCCACGTCCACGACCCGGGCGACCACCCGTGCCGGATACGGATCACGCTGCGGGACGACCCGGAGCCGGAGCCCCAACCGCCGGGCGGCGTCCCGGACCCTGAGGTCAGTTGA
- a CDS encoding metallophosphoesterase family protein, with the protein MRAIISDIHGNLEAFQAVLTDMERQGATSVTCLGDFVGYGPNPKECIDLAFGFNIALRGNHEHALLTEFESTNFNVKARGSIDWTRQQLNPLGADREANLKRWDFLDSLETTHKEGNVLLVHGTPRDPIAEYLYPRDIYRPEKLQAIFEKVDWLCMCGHTHVPGIWTEDMIYLTPQEVNFRYHLVNKKTLVNVGSVGQPRDGDSRACYVLFDGSRIIFRKVEYRVETTARKIRAIPELDAYLADRLLEGR; encoded by the coding sequence TTGCGCGCGATCATTTCCGACATCCACGGCAACCTGGAAGCGTTCCAGGCCGTCCTGACCGACATGGAGCGCCAGGGGGCCACGTCCGTGACCTGCCTGGGCGATTTCGTTGGCTACGGGCCGAATCCCAAGGAGTGCATCGACCTGGCCTTCGGCTTCAACATCGCCCTGCGCGGCAACCACGAACACGCCCTGCTGACCGAGTTCGAGAGCACGAACTTCAACGTCAAGGCCCGCGGCTCGATCGACTGGACGCGCCAGCAGCTCAACCCGCTCGGCGCCGACCGCGAGGCGAACCTGAAGCGATGGGACTTCCTGGATTCCCTGGAAACGACCCACAAGGAAGGCAACGTCCTGCTCGTGCACGGCACGCCCCGGGACCCCATCGCCGAGTACCTCTACCCTCGCGACATCTACCGTCCGGAGAAGCTCCAGGCCATCTTCGAGAAGGTCGACTGGCTGTGCATGTGCGGACACACGCACGTGCCCGGCATCTGGACGGAGGACATGATCTACCTGACGCCGCAGGAAGTGAACTTCCGATACCACCTGGTCAACAAGAAGACCCTGGTGAACGTGGGCAGCGTCGGCCAGCCGCGCGACGGCGACAGCCGGGCCTGCTACGTGCTCTTCGACGGAAGCCGCATCATCTTCCGCAAGGTCGAATACCGCGTGGAGACGACGGCCCGCAAGATCCGCGCGATTCCCGAACTCGACGCCTACCTGGCCGATCGCCTCCTGGAGGGCCGGTAG